In Candidatus Bipolaricaulota bacterium, the DNA window TACCGCCGATGGAGGAAGGCTCCCGGTAGAGCTGCGCGTCACGTCCCTCCGCGATCAGGGAGGGAGAGAGATCGGAAGGATCGGGACGGCGCGGGACGTAAGCGAGCGACGCCGGTTCGAGGAGGAGCTCCGACGGCGCAACGAGGCCCTGGATCTGATCCTGAACACGATGGGGGAGGGTGTGGTCGTCCTCGATGCGCAGCACCGGATGGTGAACATGAACCGGAAGGCACGCGAACTGTTCGGGTATTCCCTCCCCGAGATCGTCGGGAAGGACTTCACCTTCTGGACCCCGCCGGACGAGGTGGATGAACTCCGCCGCCATCTGAAGGATAGAGAGAAGGGAAAGGACGAGACGTACATCGTCCGGTTCATCCGTAAGGGAGGGGATGAATTCTACGCCCAGGTGACCGCGGTTCCGATCCGCGGGGCAAACGGGGAGTTTCAGGGATCGATCGGCTGCTTGCGTGACGTCACCCGTGAGGTCGAGCTCTCCCGCCAGGTGGACGGACTGAGTGAGCTCAACCGACGGCTCCTCGAGATCGCCGACGTGTGGATCAACGTCGTCGACGCAGACGGGAACGTCCTCCTCTGGAACAGGGAGGCGGAGCGGATAAGCGGCTACTCACGGGATGAAGTGATGAACAACCCCGAGATCCAGGAGTGGCTGTACCCGGATCCCGCGTACCGAGCGGCGATAGTGCAAGAGCTTGCCAAAACGGAGGGTGATCAGCCGCACCGGTTCGAACGGGTGATCAGGACGAAGTCCGGGGAGGAACGGGTGCTCACCGGGGTATGGCGTCCGGTCCGCCTCGCCGACGGACGCGATGGATGGCTTATCGTCGGGCACGATGTCACCGCGGAGCGGGCGCGGGAGGAGCGGCTGCGGAAGTATGCCGCCGAAGTGGAACAGCTGAGCCAGTCCAGGACACGATTGTTCTCCATGGCGGCGCATGAGTTGCGCACTCCGCTTACGGTGGTGCGAGGGTTCATCGACCTCGTCCAGCATGCAGGCGGTCTATCCGAGCAGCAGGCGCGCTGGCTTGCGCGGGCGCGGGAGGAGACGGATCGGTTGGGCCACCTCGTGACCCAACTCCTCGAGGTCTCCCACCTCGAACAGGGTGAGGAGCGCCTCTATCCCTGCTCGATCCAGCTCGCGCCGATTGTGAAGAAGGTGATCCGCGAGTTGACCCCCCTCCTCGCCGACCGCGGGCAATCGATCGACTACACCCCGGGATCCCCGTCGATCTCCGTCTACGTTGACCCCCATGCGCTGGAGAGAATCATGCGCAACCTCCTCGAAAACGCGATTCACTACACCCCTCCTTCGGGACGGGTGACGGTCACCGCAGCGGTGGAGGATCAAACGGTGCGGGTCGATGTAACCGATGAGGGGGTGGGGATTGCCCCGGATGAACTCCAGGCGGTGTTCACCGAGTTCTACCGGACCGATGCCGGGAAGCGGATGAAGCGGGACGGGAGCGGGATCGGGCTTGCTATCGTGCGTCGGCTGGTGGAACAGTCCGGAGGGCGGGTATGGGCGACGAGCCCGGGCGAGGGGAAGGGGAGCACATTCTCGTTCACCCTCCCCCGTGGGAAGGAGAGAGCATGAAGATACTGATCATCGAGGACGAACCAGGGATCGTGGAGGTCCTCTCCGGGTTCCTCGCCGCGGATGGGCACGAGATCATCGCCGCCGACACCGGCGAGGCAGGGTTGGAGCGGTTCGCCGCTGACAACCCGGACTTGGTCCTGCTCGACGTCATGCTCCCCGGGATCGACGGGTGGGAGGTCCTCCGCCGGATCAGGGAGGAGAGCGACCGCCCTGTGATCCTGATCACCGCCCTCGGGCGCACGGACGATCGGGTCAAGGGCCTGTCGCTCGGAGCGGATGACTTCATCGGCAAACCGTTCGCCTGGGAGGAGGTCCGCGCCCGGATCGGCGCGGTGATGCGGCGCTACCGCCCCGTTCCCCCGCCGTTCGAGATCCACGACGAGGCGAAGGAGGTGCTGGTAGGGGGGCGAACGGTGCAACTCTCCCGCAAGGAGTACCGCCTCCTCTCCCTGTTGGCATCCGCGCCGGGGCGGGTGTTCTCCCACAAGGAGATCATCTCCCGGCTGTGGCGGCCCGATGCGCATGCCACCGCCCAGGACGTGCAGAAGTACATCTACCTCCTGCGCCGGAAGCTGGAGGACGATCCGTCCAACCCGAAGCTGATCATCACCGTGCGCGGGTTCGGCTACCGCCTCGCTAATCCCCGCCGGTGACGCCGATCTCCCGGCGGTAGGCCCCGATGGCCCCGTCGTCATCGATCACCACAAGCTCGACGGTGTAGGTCCCGGAGGCCGTGTAGACGTGCACCGGAGCGGACGGGTCACCCTCCCCGCAGCCGCCCGGGGCTCCGGGGCAGGTCGTTCCGTCGCCGAAGTCCCACGCTACATGCACGATCTCCCGTTGGGGCCCGGGTCGTGCGATGTATTGGTAAATTGAACCGGTTCCCCGACAGCGACGGCGTCAGGGGCATCGAACCGGGCGATCGGAGCCGCGTTCACCACGGTTATCTCCCTCGTGATCGGGGCGGACGCGGTCCCGTCATCGTCGGTGACGATCAGGGTGACGCGGTAGGTACCGTCGTCCGGGTAGGAGTGGGCGGGGTTCTGTTCCGTTGAGGACGTCCCATCGCCGAAGTCCCACCGCCACCCGGTCACCTTCCCGTCTGGATCGGTCGATGAATCGGAGAATTGCACCGCCTCTGCGTCGGTCGGGGACGAGGGCGACCAGGTGAACCCAGCGGTCGGGGCCCGGTTCAGCACGGTGATCGTGACCGGCGGAGAGACCGCGCTCGCGCCGGCAGCGTCCGTCACCCGCACCGTCACCGGGTAGGAGCCGTCGTCCGGGTAGGAGTGGGTCGCGGTCGGGAAATCGGTCCGGACGTCGTAACTCCCGTCCCCATCGAAGTCCCATTCGTAGCAGGATAGCTTGTGTGTTTCCGGGACATCGTGGGAACCTGCGGCGGTGAATTCGATCGGCTCGCCGGTCATGACCCGATCCTTCCCTTTCACCTCGATCGCGGCCACGGGGGGATGGTTCTTGACCACGATCTTCGCCGCGGTCTGCGCTTGTGCCCCGTTGTCGTCGGTCACGGTGAGGGACACGGCATAACTCCCCGCCTCCTGGTAGCTGTGAGACGGGTTCTGCTCGGTCGAGCTCGATCCATCCCCGAAGTCCCATTCCCACGCTGTGATCTTCCCGTCCGGATCGGTGGAGCAGTCGGAGAACGCGACCGAGTCCGTCTCAAGCGGGGAGAAATTCGACACCTTGAACGATGCAACCGGCGGGGCGTTGACATGGAGCGGAAGGGTTGTCGGGAGGGACCGTTTCGTCCCATCGGGATCGGAATCAGCCACCACCAGGGTAACGGTGTAATCCCCGGCTTCGGGGTAGGTGTGGGTTGTGATCGGCTGGCTGGTCACCAGGTCGATCATCCCGTCGCTTGTGAAATCCCACTCGTAATTGAGGTCGGTCCCGTCCGGGTCGAACGACGCGGTGGCGTCGAACGTCACGACCGCGCCGGCGTCCGGGATGGACGGGGTGAACTTGAACGCGGCGCTTGGGTAGCGGCCGTGGATGACGATGGGTCTTGTCTGTACCGCCCTCTCCCCCTGGTCGTCGATCACCGTATGGGTCACCACGTACACTCCCCCGCTGGAGTAGGTGTGAGAGGCGGTCTGCCCTCTTCCCGTCGCGCCGTCCCCGAACGCCCACGTCCAGTCCAACAGGCTCCCCTCCACGACCAACGATTCGTCGGAGAAGGTTATCGGATCCCCGCTCTGCATGATCCGCTTCCCGTCGGGAGGAAGCACACTGAAGTCGACGAGCACTGTGCGGGGCTTGACCACGGGCACGGTCCTTTCCACCTGCGTGACCGCCCCGGCGTTGTCCTTCATGGTGAGGGAGACGGTATATACCCCGACCTCGCGGTAGGTATGAGATGCAGTCTGTCCAGCTCCGGTATCACCGTCACCGAAGTCCCAGGCGAATGAGATGATCGTTCCATTCGGGTCGTAAGCATTGGTAGCATCGAACAGGACCGGCTCGTCCGGATGGGCAGGAGACGGCGAAAACGTGAATTCCCCCTGCGGGGGCAGATTGGAGGCCGAGTTCCTCGCCCGCGGCGTTCCCCCCGGAGCCTGGGAGGTGGCCCAATCCTCCGGGACGGTCGGGTCGATTCGCTCCATCGTCGCGCACGGCGGGGATCCGAGCCGGTTCGTCCCCGCCGGCCACCCGGTCCGTTCCCGGTTGGCGGTATCGACGATGTTTCCGACCGGATCGACCAAATAGAGCGCCTCCCCGGAGTCGCGCAGGGCGCCGGAATAGATTTGGTCAGCCTTCACTCCCGGGACCGCCGCGTCGCTCCCCCGCTCGAGGAGGAAATACCCGTTTCCCGCGATTGTTCCGTGCAAGCTGATGTCAGGAGCTCCGTCGGAGGAATAGAGCCGCCACCCGTCGAGGTCGATGGGCTGTTCGTCCGGATTGTAGAGCTCGATCCACTCCCCGGTCGGATCATCCGGCCTTCCTCCCCACCCGACCTCGTTTATCACCGGGGCACCACCAGCGAGGGAGAACCAGGCCCCCAGCAATACCAATCCAACGAACAACGTCCACGCGCGCATCTTCTCCTCCTTTGCACGGGAAAGATCAACTTTAGGATATCACGCGATCCCGCATCGGCCAACTCTCGTGCGCGGTTACCGGGGGAATCTCGTTCGCCTCAGCGGTGTTCATCGCGGCTGCCTCGCCCGTCGATCGTCCACGGCTTTCAGTGCACAACACGTACAAAATCCGTTTAGGACATGCACGTTTGTATCGTCAAGACGGTGAAACTTTGTTCACCCACGCGGGTATATAGAGCGAAAAGATGAATGTACCTCCTTGCCAGAGCGAAGAAGCCACTTCTCTCACCCGGAAGCAGGGCCCTGATCAGGGTCCTGCTTCCTACTTGATCAGGCTGCCATGAGGGACCGAGCATTAATCTCTTATCATTCAGTCGATTGCACCCCGCGGCGGTCGACGCGCGGGGAACGAGAGGGGAGCGAAGTCGGCTCGATCACTTCTATCCCGGCATCGTCCAGCAATCCGATTAGCTTATCCAGATCGACGAACGCGCCGATCTTGGCATAGACCACCGTCCCGTCACCATCGACGAACACCGTAAACGGGAACGCGATCACCCGCCGCTTATCGCGGGGCCGCGGTGGTTGGTAAGATCCGGCGACGATGCGCCCGTCGTCATATAGGACGGGGAAAGTGAGCCCGTCGTTCTCTACCAACTGGCGTGCCTCCTCCGGGGTGGTCCCGGAACAGACGGTGAGCAGACTTACCTGATCGCCGTATCGCTCGTAGAACTCCTCAAACAGAGGAAGCTCATGCACGCACACCCCGCACCAGGTGGTCCAGAAGTTTATGATCATCGGTTTTCCTGAATTCCCATCGAAGACGAACTCATTCCCGGCCAGATCAGGGAGGGCAAATTCCGGTGCATGCGCGCCCACGATCGGGAAATCGTTCATCGACGCCAATCCAAACTGGGTGGCGATAACGATGGTAATAAGCGAAAAAACGAGCGATACCTGCGCCATGGAAACCATCCCCGTCTTCAGCGAGAAGGGTCTGCTCCTCTCCAATTTAGGGGATGTTCAGCAATGGGTAGTTGTCCTGATCTCCCTTGCTTCGAATGACGTAGGGAGCATCACCGATCCCGTTTTCATCGGCATCGATCCCGCGGTAGTCGGACCAGTAGTTCCCTTGGCCGTTGTAATCCCAGTCGTTCACCGCTACGCTGTGGGCGTTATGCACGTTGTCGATGAACGCATTGCTGTAGATCAGGTTCCCCTCGGCCCCCAGGTCGAGGTACACTCCCATGTAGTTGGCGGAGATGGTGTTTCCGATCAGGTCGTTCCCGTTCGACCCGTCGAGCCAGATCGCGGTGTCGTTCTTGGTGACGGTGCACTGGATGATTTGATTGTCGTGTGAGAAGTAGAAATGGATCCCGTCGCCGTTGCTCTCGATCGTACAGGAGCTGATCTTGTTGTGCGCGGAGAAGTTAAGACTGATCCCGATCCAGTTTCCAGTAAGATGGCTGTCAGTGATCACCCCGTTTTTTACGTAACTCAAGGAGATTCCAGCCTTCCCTGCCCCGCTGATCTCCACATTCCGAATTATGAAATAACGGGTGGTGCGATGGATTCGGATCCCATAATCGTTGTAACCGGCATCGATCCTCCACCCTTCGATCACGTACGGATCATCCACCGTCCCGCTCCCGGAGACGACCCCGTTTTCCACCGTGAACTGATAATCCCCCTCGATCACGATCGGGGAATGATCGACCAGGGCCCCAGCCCCGAAGCCGATGGACCAAAACATCCCGACTAAGACGATAAATCCAGCTGCAATAACGCACTTCCTCATGTCTCTATCACCCCTTAACGAACTCGGTTGCGCTTCATCTATCATACCAGTTTACACCCACGTTGTGAAGGGCACGAGTTGTCTCATACAAGATGAGCATGAAGAAAGTCGGCTTTTTTATGCGAGAAGAGCAAGCCGGATGATAGCGTGAGATTACGATGGTGGCGGAGGGGGCGGGATTCGAACCCGCGGAGCCTTGCGGCTCGCCGGTTTTCAAGACCGGTGGTTTAGTCCGCTCGCCCACCCCTCCGATCCGATTATACCCGATCGAAAACCGCTTTCTCGATCGTCCCGCCGCCGAGGAGGTGATCCCCGCTGTACAACGCCACGATCTGCCCGGGAGTGATCGCCCGCTGCGGCTCATCGAAATAGACGGCGAATCGTCCCGCGGCGATCAGCCGGAACGTACACGCGGCGGGAGGGGAGCGGTAGCGGATCTTGGCGGTGAGCTTCGCCCCGTCCTCCGGGGGGATGCCGGAGATGAAGTTCGCCTCGTTCGCGATCAGACCGGGCGCGTACAGGGCCTCCTCCGGCCCGACGATGAGCGCGTTTCTTTCCGGATCGATCCCGACGACGTAAAGCGGGGCGGAGGAAGCGATTCCGAGTCCGCGGCGCTGGCCGATCGTGTAGCGAAAGAGCCCGTTGTGCTCGCCGAGAACCCGTCCGTTAACGTCGATGATCGGGCCGGGGGCGCGGTCCCGATCCGGGAAGAGGAAGTCGAACCCTCCGTCCACCGCGAAGCACAGGTCCTGGCTTTCGGGAAGCTGGGCGGCGCGGAGGCGGTGGGCCCGCGCGAGCGCGATGACCTCGGCTTTCCTCATTCCGCCGACCGGGAAGCGGAGCCGGCTCAGGTCACGCGCGGTCAGGCCGTAGAGGAAGTAAGACTGATCCTTCTCCAGCTCGATCCCGCGGTGGAGCTCCGGCGATCCGTCTTCCCCGTGCACGATCCGCGCGTGGTGCCCGGTGGCGACGAGGTCGAACCCGTGGTCATGCGCGTAGCGAAACGCGAGGGGGAAGCGGAGGTGTCGGTTGCAGCGGCCGCACGGGTTGGGGGTCTCACCGCGGCGATAGCGCGCGACGAAATCACGCACGACCTCCTCGTAGAACGCGTCGCTCGCGTCGATCGTCCGGTGCGGGATCCCGAGCTCCTGCGCCGCGAGCGCAGCCGAGTCAAGTGAGCAGCACTTGGTCTTACCGTGGTAGTCCGGGGCACCGGGGAACGACCAGAGCCAGAACGTCAACCCCTCGACCTCGTAACCGGCTGACTTGAGGAGGAAGGCGGCGACGGTGCTGTCGACACCGCCGCTCATCAACACGAGTACCCTCTCCTTCACCCCGTCGGCTCGCCCTCCTTGGGGACGACGCAGATGAACTCGAGGGGCTCATCACCAGCGTTCACGAACTGATGGGCTTCGTTCGGCGGGACGAACGCAAAATCCCCCGCGGCCACGGGGATCTCCTCCATG includes these proteins:
- a CDS encoding PAS domain S-box protein, with translation MNDPEFYRRLIDASPVGIAFVRAGKLEFINRAGKEILGEPRSVEEIGDLDSLTSEHDWQLIRSAAGRLWARRSDFGEGTLLLFRLPGEELRAPGMGDLRHEILVERLADVVFVIDLNGKFVFLNQGFTRATGWKREDWIGRHFTEIVAPEYRDLTRERFHAGPPPDGISQYAIEILTADGGRLPVELRVTSLRDQGGREIGRIGTARDVSERRRFEEELRRRNEALDLILNTMGEGVVVLDAQHRMVNMNRKARELFGYSLPEIVGKDFTFWTPPDEVDELRRHLKDREKGKDETYIVRFIRKGGDEFYAQVTAVPIRGANGEFQGSIGCLRDVTREVELSRQVDGLSELNRRLLEIADVWINVVDADGNVLLWNREAERISGYSRDEVMNNPEIQEWLYPDPAYRAAIVQELAKTEGDQPHRFERVIRTKSGEERVLTGVWRPVRLADGRDGWLIVGHDVTAERAREERLRKYAAEVEQLSQSRTRLFSMAAHELRTPLTVVRGFIDLVQHAGGLSEQQARWLARAREETDRLGHLVTQLLEVSHLEQGEERLYPCSIQLAPIVKKVIRELTPLLADRGQSIDYTPGSPSISVYVDPHALERIMRNLLENAIHYTPPSGRVTVTAAVEDQTVRVDVTDEGVGIAPDELQAVFTEFYRTDAGKRMKRDGSGIGLAIVRRLVEQSGGRVWATSPGEGKGSTFSFTLPRGKERA
- a CDS encoding response regulator transcription factor, translating into MKILIIEDEPGIVEVLSGFLAADGHEIIAADTGEAGLERFAADNPDLVLLDVMLPGIDGWEVLRRIREESDRPVILITALGRTDDRVKGLSLGADDFIGKPFAWEEVRARIGAVMRRYRPVPPPFEIHDEAKEVLVGGRTVQLSRKEYRLLSLLASAPGRVFSHKEIISRLWRPDAHATAQDVQKYIYLLRRKLEDDPSNPKLIITVRGFGYRLANPRR
- a CDS encoding PKD domain-containing protein, encoding MYQYIARPGPQREIVHVAWDFGDGTTCPGAPGGCGEGDPSAPVHVYTASGTYTVELVVIDDDGAIGAYRREIGVTGGD
- a CDS encoding PKD domain-containing protein — its product is MRAWTLFVGLVLLGAWFSLAGGAPVINEVGWGGRPDDPTGEWIELYNPDEQPIDLDGWRLYSSDGAPDISLHGTIAGNGYFLLERGSDAAVPGVKADQIYSGALRDSGEALYLVDPVGNIVDTANRERTGWPAGTNRLGSPPCATMERIDPTVPEDWATSQAPGGTPRARNSASNLPPQGEFTFSPSPAHPDEPVLFDATNAYDPNGTIISFAWDFGDGDTGAGQTASHTYREVGVYTVSLTMKDNAGAVTQVERTVPVVKPRTVLVDFSVLPPDGKRIMQSGDPITFSDESLVVEGSLLDWTWAFGDGATGRGQTASHTYSSGGVYVVTHTVIDDQGERAVQTRPIVIHGRYPSAAFKFTPSIPDAGAVVTFDATASFDPDGTDLNYEWDFTSDGMIDLVTSQPITTHTYPEAGDYTVTLVVADSDPDGTKRSLPTTLPLHVNAPPVASFKVSNFSPLETDSVAFSDCSTDPDGKITAWEWDFGDGSSSTEQNPSHSYQEAGSYAVSLTVTDDNGAQAQTAAKIVVKNHPPVAAIEVKGKDRVMTGEPIEFTAAGSHDVPETHKLSCYEWDFDGDGSYDVRTDFPTATHSYPDDGSYPVTVRVTDAAGASAVSPPVTITVLNRAPTAGFTWSPSSPTDAEAVQFSDSSTDPDGKVTGWRWDFGDGTSSTEQNPAHSYPDDGTYRVTLIVTDDDGTASAPITREITVVNAAPIARFDAPDAVAVGEPVQFTNTSHDPGPNGRSCM
- a CDS encoding TlpA family protein disulfide reductase → MAQVSLVFSLITIVIATQFGLASMNDFPIVGAHAPEFALPDLAGNEFVFDGNSGKPMIINFWTTWCGVCVHELPLFEEFYERYGDQVSLLTVCSGTTPEEARQLVENDGLTFPVLYDDGRIVAGSYQPPRPRDKRRVIAFPFTVFVDGDGTVVYAKIGAFVDLDKLIGLLDDAGIEVIEPTSLPSRSPRVDRRGVQSTE
- a CDS encoding right-handed parallel beta-helix repeat-containing protein — encoded protein: MRKCVIAAGFIVLVGMFWSIGFGAGALVDHSPIVIEGDYQFTVENGVVSGSGTVDDPYVIEGWRIDAGYNDYGIRIHRTTRYFIIRNVEISGAGKAGISLSYVKNGVITDSHLTGNWIGISLNFSAHNKISSCTIESNGDGIHFYFSHDNQIIQCTVTKNDTAIWLDGSNGNDLIGNTISANYMGVYLDLGAEGNLIYSNAFIDNVHNAHSVAVNDWDYNGQGNYWSDYRGIDADENGIGDAPYVIRSKGDQDNYPLLNIP
- the mnmA gene encoding tRNA 2-thiouridine(34) synthase MnmA, whose protein sequence is MKERVLVLMSGGVDSTVAAFLLKSAGYEVEGLTFWLWSFPGAPDYHGKTKCCSLDSAALAAQELGIPHRTIDASDAFYEEVVRDFVARYRRGETPNPCGRCNRHLRFPLAFRYAHDHGFDLVATGHHARIVHGEDGSPELHRGIELEKDQSYFLYGLTARDLSRLRFPVGGMRKAEVIALARAHRLRAAQLPESQDLCFAVDGGFDFLFPDRDRAPGPIIDVNGRVLGEHNGLFRYTIGQRRGLGIASSAPLYVVGIDPERNALIVGPEEALYAPGLIANEANFISGIPPEDGAKLTAKIRYRSPPAACTFRLIAAGRFAVYFDEPQRAITPGQIVALYSGDHLLGGGTIEKAVFDRV